Proteins co-encoded in one Candidatus Omnitrophota bacterium genomic window:
- a CDS encoding DUF975 family protein produces MASESKFSISEAFSFGWKAMKENFVFFLKALITTGLIQIILNACYEKTIKTFFPAGVIFYIASVLAGCIFYMGYVTISLKFCDKEEKKFSDIFSSYPLFFNFLFASIVNGIVVFIGLLLLIVPGIILLIRLRYFGYFIVDKSCGPIEALKKSFELTKGSTWNLFVLVLAQIGVVILGFIALFIGLFAAIPTTMVADAFVYRALLNSKEPSQGVTPSV; encoded by the coding sequence ATGGCTTCAGAGAGTAAATTTTCCATAAGCGAAGCTTTTAGCTTTGGATGGAAGGCAATGAAGGAGAATTTTGTTTTCTTTCTCAAGGCTTTGATTACAACCGGGCTTATCCAGATTATTCTTAATGCTTGCTATGAAAAAACAATTAAAACCTTTTTCCCAGCCGGTGTAATATTTTATATTGCATCTGTGCTGGCTGGATGTATTTTCTATATGGGGTACGTTACAATTTCTTTGAAATTCTGCGATAAAGAAGAGAAAAAATTCTCTGACATTTTTTCCTCATACCCTTTATTTTTTAATTTCTTATTCGCTTCGATAGTTAATGGGATAGTAGTGTTTATTGGATTATTGTTGTTGATTGTCCCCGGGATAATCTTATTAATTAGGCTTCGTTATTTTGGTTACTTTATCGTTGATAAGTCTTGCGGGCCGATAGAGGCTTTGAAGAAAAGCTTTGAGTTGACAAAGGGCTCTACTTGGAATCTATTTGTCCTTGTCTTAGCGCAGATCGGCGTCGTAATCCTTGGTTTTATTGCATTATTTATCGGTTTATTTGCGGCTATCCCTACGACAATGGTAGCTGATGCTTTTGTCTATCGGGCATTGCTTAATAGTAAAGAGCCTTCACAGGGGGTTACTCCTTCGGTTTAA
- a CDS encoding FAD-dependent oxidoreductase yields the protein MKQYLIIGNSAAGISAVEAIRAKDKTSKITIISDEDYPSYCRCLISYYLAGDIKEEKILLRPDAFYKENNIELILNKRVDRVNPKKNQVVCVDKTLINYDTLLIATGARPKFPEIKGIKKTGVFGFRTIQDAKKISEQVNLIKSACVLGGGLVGLKAAYGLKKRKVDVKVIVKSKQILSQMLDAQAASMVQKRLEENGIDVILGRDITEVIGEGEMKAVKLDSGKALECSLLVVGKGVQPNMELVKETEIKVGEGIITGKDLKTNVENIFSAGDVCENYDLTLGKPSINALWPVAVEQGKAAGSNMAGENIIYDGSLGMNSIEFFGLPVISLGIYKVDEASKDYEVIKVIDDKANLYKKIVLHNNNLVGAVFAGDIRNSGVFLKLIKERVDVTPFKDKLLEENFGFPGIIDFLKDKERIYV from the coding sequence ATGAAACAATATCTGATTATCGGAAACTCTGCAGCAGGAATTTCTGCAGTTGAAGCAATCCGTGCAAAAGATAAAACTTCCAAGATTACCATCATCTCCGATGAGGATTATCCTTCTTATTGCCGTTGCCTTATCTCTTATTATTTGGCTGGCGATATTAAGGAAGAAAAAATACTCTTGCGCCCGGATGCTTTTTATAAAGAAAATAATATTGAGCTAATTTTAAATAAAAGAGTAGACCGGGTTAACCCTAAGAAAAATCAGGTTGTTTGCGTGGATAAAACTTTAATTAATTATGACACGCTTCTTATCGCAACAGGGGCCCGTCCTAAATTCCCCGAAATTAAGGGGATAAAGAAAACAGGGGTGTTTGGTTTCAGGACAATACAAGACGCAAAGAAAATAAGCGAGCAGGTTAATTTGATAAAGAGTGCTTGTGTTTTAGGAGGGGGGCTTGTCGGACTTAAGGCAGCATATGGATTAAAGAAAAGAAAAGTTGACGTAAAAGTAATCGTTAAGTCAAAACAGATTTTATCGCAAATGCTGGATGCTCAAGCAGCTTCAATGGTGCAGAAAAGGCTAGAAGAAAATGGCATTGATGTAATCTTAGGCCGGGATATAACAGAGGTAATCGGCGAAGGGGAAATGAAGGCGGTAAAATTAGATTCTGGAAAGGCTTTGGAATGTTCTTTGTTGGTTGTAGGAAAAGGTGTCCAGCCGAATATGGAATTAGTCAAAGAAACAGAGATTAAGGTTGGTGAAGGGATTATTACCGGGAAAGATTTAAAGACAAATGTAGAGAATATTTTTTCTGCCGGGGATGTTTGTGAGAATTATGATTTAACTCTTGGAAAGCCTAGTATTAATGCTCTCTGGCCGGTGGCAGTTGAACAGGGGAAAGCAGCAGGGAGTAATATGGCAGGAGAGAATATTATTTATGACGGTTCTTTAGGGATGAATTCAATTGAGTTTTTCGGCCTTCCGGTTATTTCTTTGGGTATCTATAAAGTAGATGAAGCTAGTAAGGATTATGAGGTGATCAAAGTTATAGATGATAAAGCAAATCTTTATAAAAAGATAGTTTTGCATAATAATAATTTAGTCGGCGCAGTATTTGCCGGCGACATAAGAAATAGCGGAGTTTTCTTGAAGCTGATAAAAGAGCGCGTCGATGTAACGCCTTTTAAGGATAAATTATTAGAGGAAAATTTTGGTTTTCCCGGGATTATAGATTTCCTGAAAGATAAGGAGCGGATATATGTCTAA
- a CDS encoding bifunctional 5,10-methylenetetrahydrofolate dehydrogenase/5,10-methenyltetrahydrofolate cyclohydrolase: MARLLEGKPIAEAIKEQIKKDVLALKNRPVLASVMAGDNAGAEAYVKSQKRAAENLGIDYQLHKLSADTTEESLISFIQKLDSDKSINGIIVQMPLPAQIDYKKISQYILPEKDIEGMNPANIGKILVGILSGKAKIIPCTAASVMELLNSTGVDLYGKEVVIVGHSEIVGKPLALLLLEKFATVTVCHIGTSKAGKLEEHVKKAEVLIVAVGRAGLIKGDWVKEGAIVVDVGINRVAEKIVGDVEFEAAEKRASYITPVPGGVGPLTVTMLMRNLVEAAKLQ; the protein is encoded by the coding sequence TTGGCAAGATTATTAGAGGGTAAGCCGATTGCTGAGGCGATAAAAGAACAAATTAAGAAAGATGTCCTAGCGTTAAAAAATAGGCCTGTATTGGCGAGCGTTATGGCCGGGGATAATGCCGGGGCAGAGGCATATGTTAAATCGCAGAAAAGAGCTGCAGAAAATTTGGGGATAGATTATCAACTCCATAAACTATCAGCTGATACCACTGAAGAATCTCTAATTTCATTTATTCAGAAACTTGATTCTGATAAATCGATTAATGGTATTATTGTCCAAATGCCACTTCCAGCACAGATAGATTATAAAAAAATAAGCCAATATATTTTACCCGAAAAAGATATTGAAGGGATGAATCCAGCAAATATCGGAAAGATTTTAGTTGGGATTTTATCTGGTAAGGCTAAAATTATCCCTTGTACAGCGGCAAGTGTTATGGAGTTATTAAATAGCACAGGTGTAGATTTATATGGTAAAGAAGTTGTTATCGTAGGCCATAGCGAGATTGTAGGAAAACCTTTAGCGCTTTTACTTTTAGAAAAATTCGCTACAGTAACGGTTTGCCATATCGGGACAAGCAAGGCTGGTAAGTTAGAGGAACATGTAAAGAAAGCTGAGGTTTTAATCGTTGCAGTGGGAAGAGCTGGTTTAATCAAGGGCGATTGGGTTAAGGAGGGCGCAATTGTTGTTGATGTTGGTATAAATCGGGTTGCTGAAAAGATAGTCGGTGACGTTGAGTTTGAAGCAGCTGAGAAACGGGCTTCCTATATTACGCCTGTTCCCGGTGGAGTAGGCCCGTTAACAGTCACAATGTTAATGCGTAACCTAGTTGAGGCAGCAAAACTGCAGTAA
- a CDS encoding 4Fe-4S dicluster domain-containing protein, with translation MKKLYYEVKKCLGCKSCEISCSIAHSKTSDLFKMLKEETVPLPRKKVFSSDSKNYPVSCRHCKEAKCVDACMAVALTYDAKKGIVNHDESRCVGCWMCVMACPYGAIRPNIKAKIPVRCDKCTPPHQLQNNKHEFLNWCGGVDEPSCVKACPTHAIVWQEEELTKK, from the coding sequence ATGAAAAAACTGTATTATGAAGTAAAAAAATGTTTAGGCTGCAAGTCTTGCGAGATTAGCTGTAGTATCGCGCATTCAAAGACAAGCGACCTATTTAAAATGCTTAAAGAAGAAACAGTGCCTCTTCCTCGTAAAAAAGTTTTTTCTTCCGATAGCAAGAACTATCCGGTTTCCTGCCGTCATTGTAAGGAGGCTAAGTGTGTGGATGCTTGTATGGCAGTTGCATTAACTTATGATGCAAAAAAAGGCATTGTTAATCATGATGAATCACGCTGTGTTGGCTGCTGGATGTGCGTTATGGCTTGTCCTTATGGAGCAATCAGACCGAATATAAAAGCAAAGATTCCCGTTAGATGCGATAAATGTACACCCCCACACCAATTGCAAAATAATAAACATGAATTCCTCAATTGGTGTGGGGGTGTAGATGAGCCATCTTGCGTTAAGGCATGCCCTACACATGCAATTGTCTGGCAGGAAGAGGAGCTTACGAAAAAATGA
- the cooS gene encoding anaerobic carbon-monoxide dehydrogenase catalytic subunit, whose protein sequence is MSDVKTKSIDLATQEVLKKAQEENIKTTWDRLEMQQPQCGFGQLGVCCTVCSMGPCRIDPFGEGAQVGVCGADADTITARNLARKIAVGAAAHSDHGRDVAEALCLVAEGSIKHNHHGHTHTYEILDPEKLKAVAKEFEIDINKPQEEITKELSKKLLEEFGKQQGELVFTKRAPNKRREIWKKLGITPRGIDREVVELLHTTTMGVDNDYKNLINTGMRCALSDGWGGSMVATDAQDIILGSPQPIRGKVNLGVLKENQVNIVVHGHEPVLSDMAVKAIKDPDLLKLAKSVGAEGINLAGICCTANEVLMRHGIPIAGNFLQQELAIITGAVEVMMVDVQCIMPALQEVASCFHTKLITTNQKARFPGVTHIEFSHENAYETTKQIVKTAIENFANRKKDRVNIPKQEMDLVAGFTKEGVFQMLGGKYRATYRPLNDAIISGKIRGLAGVVGCNNPKQTHDYFHTALVKELIKNDVLVLQTGCSAIACAKQGLLIPEAAKTYAGKGLQEICEAVGIPPVLHLGSCVDNSRILTAASQIIAEGGLGEDLSDIPAAGCAPEWMSEKAITIGFYFVASGVYTVFGSTPFATLGSKNLTEYLTNGLEKVVGGRFEFCDDPLKMAKLMINHIDKKREALKLKPAAH, encoded by the coding sequence ATGAGTGATGTTAAAACTAAATCAATAGACTTAGCAACGCAGGAAGTTTTGAAAAAAGCCCAGGAAGAAAATATCAAAACAACCTGGGATAGATTAGAGATGCAGCAGCCGCAGTGCGGTTTTGGGCAATTAGGTGTTTGCTGCACGGTTTGCAGTATGGGCCCTTGCCGCATTGACCCGTTTGGCGAGGGTGCGCAAGTTGGCGTCTGCGGAGCGGATGCCGATACAATTACTGCAAGGAATTTAGCGCGTAAAATTGCTGTAGGAGCTGCTGCGCATTCAGACCATGGGAGAGATGTTGCAGAAGCCTTATGTCTAGTTGCCGAAGGGAGCATTAAACACAATCATCATGGGCACACGCATACTTATGAAATATTAGATCCTGAAAAGCTTAAAGCCGTTGCTAAAGAATTTGAAATTGATATTAATAAGCCTCAAGAAGAAATCACAAAAGAATTAAGCAAAAAACTCCTTGAAGAATTTGGTAAGCAGCAGGGCGAATTAGTTTTTACTAAGCGGGCGCCAAATAAACGCAGAGAAATCTGGAAAAAATTAGGCATTACTCCACGCGGTATAGATAGAGAAGTAGTAGAACTGTTGCATACTACGACTATGGGCGTGGATAATGACTATAAGAATTTAATTAATACCGGTATGCGTTGTGCTTTATCCGACGGTTGGGGCGGGTCAATGGTTGCAACGGATGCGCAGGATATTATTTTAGGTAGTCCACAGCCAATAAGAGGCAAGGTTAATTTAGGTGTATTAAAAGAGAATCAGGTAAATATTGTTGTGCATGGCCATGAGCCGGTTTTATCAGATATGGCGGTTAAGGCTATAAAAGACCCTGATTTATTAAAATTAGCTAAAAGTGTTGGAGCTGAAGGGATTAATTTAGCCGGTATTTGCTGTACGGCAAATGAAGTTTTAATGCGCCATGGAATCCCGATTGCGGGAAACTTCTTACAGCAGGAGTTAGCAATTATAACGGGTGCGGTTGAAGTAATGATGGTGGATGTGCAGTGTATTATGCCTGCTCTTCAAGAAGTAGCAAGTTGTTTCCATACAAAATTAATTACCACAAACCAGAAGGCGCGTTTTCCCGGAGTAACCCATATAGAATTTAGCCACGAGAACGCCTATGAAACAACTAAACAGATTGTAAAAACTGCGATAGAAAATTTTGCCAATCGCAAAAAAGACAGAGTTAATATTCCTAAGCAGGAGATGGATCTCGTAGCAGGTTTTACTAAAGAGGGCGTCTTTCAGATGTTAGGAGGAAAGTATCGTGCAACTTACCGTCCCTTAAATGACGCGATTATCTCTGGGAAAATCCGTGGATTGGCAGGCGTTGTCGGCTGCAATAATCCTAAGCAAACACACGATTATTTTCATACGGCATTAGTAAAAGAATTAATTAAGAATGATGTTTTGGTTTTACAGACCGGTTGTTCTGCGATTGCCTGTGCAAAACAAGGGTTACTTATCCCGGAAGCGGCTAAAACTTATGCTGGAAAAGGATTGCAGGAGATTTGTGAGGCAGTAGGGATCCCTCCGGTTCTGCATTTAGGTTCTTGTGTGGATAATTCACGCATTTTAACCGCAGCTTCGCAAATAATAGCAGAAGGTGGATTAGGAGAAGATTTATCTGATATCCCGGCAGCAGGCTGTGCTCCTGAATGGATGTCGGAAAAAGCAATTACTATCGGTTTTTATTTTGTTGCATCAGGCGTTTATACTGTATTTGGCTCAACTCCTTTTGCAACTTTAGGAAGTAAGAATTTAACAGAATATCTTACTAATGGTTTAGAAAAAGTTGTGGGAGGAAGGTTTGAGTTCTGTGATGATCCGTTAAAGATGGCAAAGCTCATGATTAATCATATTGATAAAAAACGAGAAGCGTTAAAATTAAAGCCTGCCGCGCACTAA
- a CDS encoding tetratricopeptide repeat protein, translating to MQKPHQSYPKEIKITSKLILVCFVSLFFVQYAYGDNLLAELKEGFGNKTQTSSNKNKKNKKAKKEDEPTAIEEQAMMYRQQGIELQRIGNIDGAMSLYQKAIELDPTYAVAYNDLGVLYEAKGFTDRAEESYLRANKIDPNLLSAYSNLALVYESKRDLKKAAFYWKERAALGSPDDPWTEKARKRYEDIKSVSSDTPYKDAIEQEAIGMVKDIENQKAYLSKDDKAQARVTFAKAKKIYKKGDEATAIKFAIDANQLDPSNTEIEEFIDKATNRRLSR from the coding sequence ATGCAAAAACCCCACCAAAGTTACCCCAAAGAAATTAAAATAACATCTAAATTAATATTAGTTTGTTTTGTTTCTTTGTTTTTTGTGCAGTATGCCTATGGCGATAATTTGCTTGCTGAATTGAAAGAGGGCTTTGGCAATAAAACGCAAACCTCTTCAAATAAGAACAAGAAAAATAAGAAGGCAAAAAAAGAAGACGAACCTACTGCTATTGAAGAGCAGGCTATGATGTATAGGCAGCAGGGTATAGAATTGCAAAGGATTGGAAATATTGATGGGGCGATGAGCTTGTATCAAAAAGCGATAGAATTAGACCCTACTTATGCTGTTGCATACAATGATTTAGGCGTTCTTTATGAAGCAAAGGGTTTTACCGACAGGGCAGAAGAGAGTTATTTAAGGGCGAATAAGATTGACCCAAACCTTTTAAGTGCTTATTCTAATCTGGCTTTAGTTTATGAATCAAAACGCGATTTGAAGAAAGCGGCTTTCTATTGGAAAGAAAGAGCAGCGTTAGGTTCTCCGGATGATCCTTGGACGGAAAAAGCAAGAAAACGCTATGAGGATATAAAATCTGTTTCTTCTGACACTCCCTATAAAGATGCAATAGAGCAGGAAGCAATTGGGATGGTTAAGGATATAGAGAATCAAAAAGCTTACCTTAGTAAAGACGATAAAGCTCAGGCAAGGGTTACTTTTGCCAAGGCTAAGAAGATTTATAAGAAAGGCGATGAAGCAACTGCTATTAAGTTTGCAATTGATGCAAACCAGCTCGATCCTTCTAATACTGAAATAGAGGAATTCATTGATAAAGCCACAAACAGGCGATTATCAAGATAG
- a CDS encoding DMT family protein has translation MKTVILLTVSNVFMTFAWYGHLKFKNSPLWIVVLVSWGIAFAEYCFQVPANRIGHYRYSAAQLKTIQEVITLVVFTVFSIIYLKEEFKWNYAVGFLCILLAVFFIFKKW, from the coding sequence ATGAAAACCGTAATTTTGCTGACAGTTTCTAACGTATTCATGACTTTTGCCTGGTATGGGCATTTGAAATTCAAGAATTCGCCGCTTTGGATTGTTGTTTTGGTAAGTTGGGGGATAGCTTTTGCGGAATATTGTTTTCAAGTGCCTGCCAACCGGATTGGCCATTACCGATATTCTGCGGCACAATTAAAAACAATCCAGGAAGTTATAACACTCGTTGTTTTTACGGTCTTTTCAATAATCTATTTAAAAGAAGAATTTAAATGGAACTACGCGGTAGGTTTTTTATGTATTCTGCTTGCAGTGTTCTTTATATTTAAAAAGTGGTAG
- the acsB gene encoding acetyl-CoA decarbonylase/synthase complex subunit alpha/beta: MSKIVATLAINGANQVFKQASDFLNKAIKEKGKEQKVGFPETAFYLPMANALLGAKVETLQDMLPILEHAKLLLPKSVPTDKVWLPYLGDVLNAGMSTLFSEEIIMALRYLYAEEPQKDCNGFFSDTILRSLGIQLVDGRMSGFAAILGAAPDNKTAVKIIRDLQERNILIFVGSSVGNRSIIDQLLEENVQMGWDNYIVPYGRDTISGIYALNWAIRAALTFGGIKAGEAQKCLQYTKERVLAFGLVLGALDEIKVATGAGAINMGFPIIADTDIPEIKASGITTYEALVKELDYKKLVPRCIEVRGIKVAVSNIPVPVAYAAAFEGERVRKEQLHVEFGGKASLAFEYLITKKSEEVEDGLIELIGPDVDKLEGDSKSLPLAIVVEVAGRKMQKDFEPILERQIHRFTNYAMGLMHVGQRDMNWIRISKDAFAKGFRLKHIGVILHAMLHQEYSAIVDKIQVKLYTKKEDVEKLLTAAKKSYDERDARLEGMTDESVDTFYSCLLCQSFAPNHVCIVSPERLGLCGAYSWLDAKASFEITPTGPNQPIEKGRLLNEKIGQWDNINTFIRNKSNKTIETVSMYSLMDSPQSSCGCFECIVAIIPEANGIMVVHRDYAGMTPSGMTFTTLAGSVGGGVQTPGFLGVGKLYILSKKFVSAEGGLKRVVWMPKELKEILGEKLTKRAQELGMPDLIDRIADETKAVTSEELLGFLEKAKHPVLEMEPLI, translated from the coding sequence ATGTCTAAGATTGTGGCAACTCTTGCGATTAATGGCGCAAATCAGGTTTTTAAACAAGCATCTGATTTTCTAAATAAAGCGATAAAAGAAAAAGGCAAAGAGCAAAAGGTGGGCTTCCCGGAAACTGCATTTTATCTTCCCATGGCAAATGCTTTATTGGGGGCAAAAGTAGAAACTCTTCAGGATATGCTTCCTATATTAGAGCATGCTAAATTGCTCCTACCTAAAAGTGTGCCAACTGATAAAGTCTGGCTTCCTTATTTAGGGGATGTTTTAAATGCCGGTATGTCTACTTTATTTAGCGAAGAAATTATTATGGCGCTGCGTTATCTTTACGCCGAAGAGCCGCAGAAAGATTGCAATGGATTTTTTAGCGATACAATTTTGCGGTCATTAGGTATACAGCTTGTTGATGGTCGTATGTCGGGGTTTGCCGCAATCTTAGGAGCAGCTCCTGATAATAAAACCGCAGTTAAAATTATCCGCGATTTGCAGGAAAGAAATATTCTTATTTTCGTCGGTTCATCTGTGGGGAATCGTTCCATTATCGACCAGCTGTTAGAAGAAAATGTGCAGATGGGCTGGGACAATTATATTGTTCCTTACGGACGCGATACAATCTCTGGAATTTATGCATTGAATTGGGCAATACGTGCAGCTTTAACCTTTGGGGGGATTAAAGCAGGAGAGGCACAAAAATGCTTGCAGTATACTAAAGAGCGCGTTTTGGCATTCGGTTTGGTTTTAGGTGCATTAGATGAAATAAAAGTTGCGACAGGCGCCGGTGCGATAAATATGGGTTTCCCGATTATTGCAGATACGGATATCCCGGAGATAAAAGCCTCGGGAATAACTACCTATGAAGCATTGGTTAAGGAATTGGATTATAAAAAATTAGTTCCTCGTTGTATTGAGGTAAGAGGGATAAAGGTTGCTGTGAGTAATATCCCTGTTCCGGTTGCATATGCTGCTGCATTTGAGGGCGAGCGTGTTAGAAAAGAGCAATTGCATGTTGAATTTGGCGGGAAGGCAAGCCTTGCTTTTGAATATTTGATTACAAAGAAATCTGAAGAAGTAGAAGATGGCTTAATTGAATTGATCGGCCCTGATGTTGATAAATTGGAAGGCGATAGCAAATCTTTGCCTTTGGCAATTGTTGTTGAGGTTGCCGGGCGCAAGATGCAAAAAGATTTTGAGCCGATATTAGAACGCCAGATTCACCGCTTTACAAATTACGCGATGGGCTTAATGCACGTCGGCCAGCGCGATATGAACTGGATCAGGATTTCAAAGGATGCTTTTGCAAAAGGCTTTAGGTTAAAGCATATAGGTGTAATTTTGCATGCGATGCTGCATCAGGAATACAGCGCAATTGTTGATAAAATTCAAGTTAAGCTTTATACAAAAAAAGAAGATGTGGAGAAATTGTTAACCGCCGCAAAAAAGAGCTATGATGAACGCGATGCGCGCCTTGAGGGGATGACGGATGAAAGCGTGGATACTTTTTATTCCTGTTTATTATGCCAGTCTTTTGCGCCGAATCATGTTTGTATAGTAAGCCCCGAGCGCTTAGGCCTTTGCGGCGCTTATTCCTGGCTTGATGCAAAAGCTTCATTTGAAATTACTCCAACCGGGCCGAATCAGCCGATTGAAAAAGGCCGCTTACTTAATGAAAAAATCGGGCAATGGGATAATATAAATACTTTCATTAGAAATAAATCCAATAAAACTATTGAAACAGTGAGTATGTATTCTTTGATGGATTCTCCTCAGTCTTCATGCGGATGTTTTGAATGTATCGTCGCGATTATCCCTGAGGCAAACGGGATAATGGTTGTGCATCGTGATTACGCCGGAATGACTCCAAGCGGCATGACTTTTACAACCCTTGCAGGTTCTGTCGGAGGGGGGGTGCAGACTCCAGGGTTCTTAGGAGTAGGCAAGCTTTATATTTTAAGCAAAAAGTTTGTTTCCGCCGAAGGTGGGCTTAAGCGTGTTGTCTGGATGCCTAAAGAATTAAAAGAAATCTTAGGTGAAAAATTAACTAAGCGAGCGCAAGAATTAGGCATGCCGGATTTGATTGATAGGATTGCCGATGAAACTAAGGCTGTTACTTCCGAAGAGTTGCTGGGATTTTTAGAAAAGGCCAAGCACCCTGTTTTGGAAATGGAACCGTTAATTTAG
- a CDS encoding methylenetetrahydrofolate reductase: protein MNFKEKLQAGKFLVTSEIGPPKGIETKLLLEDAELIRSRVDAINVTDLQSSVMRLGSLAVCAMLKQAGFDPIYQLTCRDRNRLALQSDILSAAAFGINNLLILTGDHPALGDHPEAKPVFDLDSVQLLEVVRKLQEGTDMKGNKLIGAAPEFCVGAVVNPGADPLEPQILKMEKKIAAGAQFFQTQAVYDLKVFENFLNKTKHLNTTIMAGIVLLKSAGMARFMNNNVAGVFVPDDLIKEMESTKDKQAKSVEIAARLIKELKPMCNGIHVMPIGWDKVVPRVLDASGL from the coding sequence ATGAATTTTAAAGAAAAATTGCAAGCTGGAAAGTTCTTAGTAACCTCAGAGATTGGGCCGCCAAAGGGGATTGAGACGAAGTTACTTTTAGAGGATGCTGAACTTATTCGTTCAAGAGTGGATGCTATTAACGTTACTGACTTGCAGAGTTCGGTAATGCGCCTTGGTTCTTTGGCAGTCTGTGCTATGCTTAAACAAGCAGGCTTTGATCCAATCTATCAGTTAACCTGCCGCGACAGGAATCGCTTAGCTTTGCAATCAGATATTCTTTCTGCAGCCGCATTCGGTATTAATAATTTATTGATTTTAACTGGCGATCATCCAGCGCTTGGGGACCATCCTGAAGCAAAGCCGGTGTTTGACCTTGATTCTGTGCAATTACTGGAGGTTGTAAGGAAGCTTCAGGAAGGCACAGATATGAAAGGAAATAAATTAATTGGAGCTGCTCCGGAGTTTTGCGTTGGAGCAGTGGTTAATCCAGGAGCAGATCCGCTTGAGCCGCAGATATTGAAAATGGAGAAAAAGATTGCAGCTGGCGCACAATTTTTCCAAACCCAGGCAGTTTATGACCTAAAAGTTTTTGAGAATTTCTTAAATAAGACCAAACATTTAAATACTACGATTATGGCTGGGATTGTGCTTTTAAAATCCGCAGGCATGGCGCGGTTTATGAATAATAATGTTGCCGGAGTTTTTGTTCCGGATGATTTAATCAAAGAGATGGAATCGACTAAAGACAAACAGGCAAAATCTGTTGAGATTGCGGCTCGGCTGATTAAAGAATTAAAGCCGATGTGCAATGGAATACATGTTATGCCGATAGGCTGGGATAAAGTAGTGCCAAGAGTATTAGATGCAAGTGGACTATAA
- a CDS encoding cyclodeaminase/cyclohydrolase family protein, which produces MDYKSQSLEKYLVDLSAKLPAPGGGSASALSAALGASLISMVINFTIGKPKYAAFETDLKKTLNKSEKLRIEFLKLVDLDIVAYKSKNLRDSLNVPFMICRLCYEGLKLCPALIKKGNVNLISDVAVAAVLLEAAFTSAYFNVEVNLKSLGDEKLAQSMRKELNLAGKNIKKVRKLTEEKVGKIIRG; this is translated from the coding sequence ATGGATTATAAATCCCAATCTCTAGAAAAGTATCTTGTTGATTTAAGCGCTAAGCTTCCTGCTCCGGGAGGCGGGTCTGCCAGCGCACTTTCTGCGGCATTAGGCGCTTCCTTAATCAGCATGGTAATTAATTTTACAATCGGTAAGCCAAAATATGCTGCATTTGAAACAGACCTCAAGAAAACTCTTAATAAATCCGAAAAACTAAGAATTGAATTCTTAAAATTAGTAGATTTAGATATCGTTGCATATAAAAGTAAGAATTTAAGGGATTCTCTTAATGTCCCTTTTATGATCTGCAGGCTTTGTTATGAAGGCCTTAAGTTATGCCCAGCCTTAATAAAGAAAGGTAATGTCAATTTAATCAGCGATGTGGCAGTTGCTGCAGTATTGTTAGAGGCTGCATTCACCAGTGCATATTTTAATGTTGAGGTAAATTTAAAAAGTTTAGGGGATGAAAAGTTAGCGCAATCAATGAGAAAAGAATTAAATTTAGCCGGCAAGAATATAAAAAAAGTTAGAAAGCTTACGGAGGAGAAAGTTGGCAAGATTATTAGAGGGTAA